AGTTTTTTCCTTTTGGTGGACACGGACGGCGAAGGGCGTGAAGGCGTGTGCCTATTACCCAAGGGATGCGAGGAAGGCCGGGAAATCGTCCTCGAAGGGCGCAGTTTCGCGTTGCGCCTGGGACAGCCGGTGCGTTTCCACCTCGTTTCAAGCGCCGGTGAGGTGAATTGCCAGCCCGGCGAAATGGTGGCCTTGGACGATCCCGACTTTGTCCACTTGCCTCCCCTGGCCGTAGCCTTCCGCGAAAACGAAGGCGCGCAGCCAGGGAACGTAAGGGTTCGTTTGTCCGCCACCCTGAGCGAAATCGGCACCCTGTCGCTTCAGTGTATCGCCGAGGATGACCCGGAGCGCCGCTGGGACGTGGAATTCCAGTTGCGAGGCCAGGACGAAAGCCGTGGAGCCGACGACCCCGACGACCAGACGCATCCACGCCTGAACGAAGCGGTCGCGCTTATCCAGAAAGTCTTCGGCAAGAAAGCCAAGGAGGCTGACCCCAAAGCCGTTCGCGGTCTACGCGGCGAACTGGAAAAGCGCCTGGGCAAACGCGATGAATGGGACACCAAGCTGTTGCGCGAACTGTCCGCACCGTTGCTTGACGGGATGCCGCACCGGCGCCGTACCGCCGAACACGAAAGATTGTGGCTGAGCCTTACCGGCTACTGTCTACGGCCGGGCTTTGGGGTGGCTCTGGATGACTGGCGAGTCGAACGTCTCTGGCCGATCTATGAATCCGGTATCCAGCATGTGAACGAAGCGCAGAATTGGGCGGAGTGGTGGACGCTGTGGCGCAGAGTTTGCGGCGGTCTCGGCTCGACCGAGCAAACTCGGATCTTCCAGGACCTGTCCGACTTCATCGACCCTCGCGCCATCAAGCGCGGCAATCTGGCCACTTTGGCGCGCAAGCGCGCCTTCGAGGACATGCTCCGCCTTGCCGCGACGCTGGAACGCCTGTCCCCAGTCACCAAGGTGGAGTTGGGCGGCTGGCTGCTGGAGCGATTGCAGAAGGGCGGTGACGCGCCCGCCGAAATCTGGTGGGCCCTGGGCAGAATTGGCTCCAGAATTCCTTTCCATGGCAGTTCCCACGAAGTGGTGCCGGTCGACGCGGCGGAGGCCTGGTTAGGCGAGTTGCTGAAACTGGACTGGAAGAAGCAACCCCTGGCGGGCTTTGCCGCGACGCTCATGGCACGGCTGTGCGAAGACCGGGAACGTGATGTGAGTGCGGAACTGCGCGCCCAGGTAGTAGCCACGCTACAGGCGGCCAAGGCCCCCGAAACCTGGGTAGCGATGGTGAAGCACTATGTGCATCTGGACCAGGCCGACTCGAAACGCGCCTTCGGGGAGGCATTGCCTCCTGGACTCAAGCTACTGGTGTGAGGGCTCTGAAAGGGTCGCCCAAGACTGGGCGGAACCCGATGCGCTATAGGTAGGTGGGGCGGGAAAACCCGAGGTGATAAATCCATTCCCAAGTAAATCGACTTTGCTGGGTGGGTACCGACGTCGTTTGTTCTAATTTTCTGAACGCCAGCAGCATTCCCACACAGCAAAGCCCAATTGACAGTCTCTCCTCCTGATTTCTTATTCTTTTTCCTCTGGTGCTTTTATCGTTCCCTTGCACGCTTTCACGTACGGAACGACATTTTCTTATTTTGCTTTGGAGATCTGCTTTTCTACTTCGGCCTTGGTCTGAGAATAGGCGTCGTAGGGAACACTCTCCATCTCACGGCCCTTCAGCATGAACACCAGACCGACCGCGATTACGATGATGCCTCCAATGTAGAGCCAGAAGTTATCTTTCTCGTTGTTTTCCATTTTTTGTACCCTCATAAGATCTAGTCATTGAAACATCGACGTCGGGAAAGACCGTCGCCTTTACTTCGCAAGGCTTATGCCCTGCAACCTCGTGAGGAGTGATGCCGGTGAGGACATCCCCCATCCGCGCAAGCATTCTAAAAATGAAAACAGTCATATTCAAGCGATCTTGTTGACTTTTTTTACATTGTTTTTGTCGAAATTTCTTAAGTCCTTGAATAGGCTTATTTTTATAGTTATCATCAGTTAAAACTTATGGATTACAACTCTGACCTTCCCAATTTCATGGGGTTTCCACCGGTCGTGGATACAGAACGGCGAGGCGTTTGAGCAAGCGTTTGGCGGGTTTGAGCATCTCGCTGTCGGCATTTTCCAGCATTCCCGCCACGATGCCGGGCACATCCTCCGTGCCGTCCACGACGATGGCGCCCACCATGCGTGCCCGCCAGTGCTGCGGGCACCGGAATACATAGACGCCTTCCGTGGCAATGACATAATCGACGTCCGCCCCAAGACTTGAATTCAGACCTTCGGCGCCTTGCGGCCACATGGCATCGATGGACTCGACGGCATGGGGAACCATCTTGCGGAAGGCGATGACGTCGCCTATACGCGCATGGATGATCTCCGGCTGAAAGCGAACCCCTTCGCCCTTGATTTCATAAGTTTGAGCCTGGCCCCCGAGCGGCACGCCACACAGCAAGCAAGCCAGAGCCAGCATTCGATATGCGATCAATTGACACCTCTCCAATACGGACTCCCAGCAACGTCCAAGCCCGCGCCAAGGCAGGCCACAGCGCCAATCGGTAGACGCACCCGACTGGCTCGCGCGTTCAGTTCCCATTCAGCGATTGCCAGGCACACTGACCTCGCGTCGCGATGTCCAAAGCTACCCCGGTGCAAAGGCAGTTTTATGCCCGCGCGCTTCTTCATCCGGCGCTACGCTGGCCGGCGACACTCGGCTTCAAGTGACCGGGACAAGAGGAATTTTCCACTTGGTCAAATTCACCGCAAGGCTATAGAATTACGCGCGGTCCGGTTAGCGATTAACAACTAAAGGACCCTGACTGGAATCACGAGAAGCGAATGGCTTGCCGTGGCGATTCCGAAGGAATTTACTTGATTTCCCATGCTAGGAGGAAACTGATGAGCAAAAAAATCATAACTGCGGTCGGCGCCGGCGCTGTCCTGCTGTTCGCGGCTCAAAGCGCCTTCGCGGTCGAAGAGGCCATCTCGAAGGGTAGAAAGGTCTACGAGCGCGGTGGCTGCGAAGCCTGCCACGGGCCGGGTGCGGAAGGCGGCGGCGCGTTCCCCAACCTCGTCAACGGACTGAAGGCCCTCTCCAAGGAACAGTTCGCCGCCACTGTCACGAACGGAAAAGGCGCCATGCGCGCATTCAAGGACAACAAGATGGTCATGGACGGCATGGACAACCTCTACGCCTACCTGAAGGCCCGCTCCGACGGCACCGTTCCCGGCGGCAAGCTGGAATAATCCGGCATCTTCGTTTGCCTCCCGGGCCCGTCATGGGCGCGGGAGGCAATCCAACCCTTCCCTTCCCCGAGCGCAGCACGCTCAGTTTCCGGATTAGCGTTTCCTCGGCGGGTCTTGATCGGCTGCCGTAACCTCGGCATCTCCATAAAGCTCACTGTCCTTGTAAAGGCCATGCGCATGGCGCAGCAGCACCATGACCACGGAGGCCAAGGGTAGCGCCATCAGAACACCCAAGAATCCGAACAACTGGCCTCCCGCCAGCACGGCGAAAATCACCGCCACCGGGTGCAAGCCGATCTTGTCGCCGACCAGCCAAGGCGTGAGCACGACCCCTTCCAACACGTGCCCGACGGCAAAAACCCCCAACACCGGCAACACTGCCCAGAATTCCCCCATCTGCGATACGGCCGCCACGGAGGCCGACACCACACCGACCGCGGCCCCCAGGTACGGTACGAAACTCACCAACCCTGCGGTCACACCCAACAGCAGGGCCAGATCCAGGCCAACCAGCCACAATCCGATGCTGTATAGCGTGCCCAAGGCCAGCATCACCGAGAACTGCCCCCGCAGGAAAGCGCTCAGAACTTCATCCGCCTCGCGGGCCAGACCCTTTGCCGTGGGCGCCCAGGGGCGCGGCAGCAGCTCGGCGATATGCGCCACCAGCACATCCCAATCTCGCAGCAGGTAGAAGGTCACCACAGGGATCAGAAGCAGGTTCATGATCCAGGAAAGCAGTACCGCCCCCGAATGCGAGAGCGACTTGGCCACGGCCGTGGCGACGCCTCCGGCTTCCTGCCAGTAAGCGCCCAGCAGAGAGGCCACCTGATCCAGTCCACCACCCAGGTTGATTTGGACACCGAAGCGGTTCCGCAGCCAGGGCAAGGCGGAAGTCTTGAACCAGGCGGCGAAGGCGGGCAGGTTGTCCAGCAGGCGGCCGACCTGGGCTTCCAGGAGGGGCAACAGGAATAGCAGGGCCAGAATCGCGGCCAGAGCCACCACCAGGAAAACCACGATCACCGCGGTCTGCCGTTTCAGGCCCGCCGCCTCCAGGCGATCCGCCAGAGGATCGTTGAGGTAGGCAAGCAAAGCGCCGGCCACGAAGGGCGTGAGGATCGGCGCCAAGAGATAGATCAGCCAGGCGGATGCCCCCAGGCCTGTCAGGATGAACCAGCGGCGGGAATCGCTCACGCCCGGGCCTTATTCACGAGTTGACAGGCAAATCGGCCGGCTGCTAGTTGGAAGCCACGGCCAGGCTGCACTGGATACGCTTGCGCCCCAGTTGCTTGCACGCCTGGGCCGCGTCATTCCGGTCCAGCCCCTTGAAGTAGGCCACGTAACTGGTCTTGCCATGCCGTGAAATGGCCGCCTTGCTATGCCGCAGGGCCGTTGGGGCCGCTTTCATGGCCTGACTCAGCCGCTGCTCCGCCTGTTTTTCATTCTTGAACTGGCCCACGCGTACATGCCAAGAACTCGACGCCTGCTTGCTCTGGTTAGCCTCCTGGCTGTTCTTGGGCGCCGGTGATCGCGCCTGTGTCCGACGGGCATAGCGCAGCATATCCTGCTCATCCGTCACGTTGGGCGGACGCCGCAACAGGGTGGGCACATCCGAAGGTTGCATCAGCGCATAGCGCTGGACCGGCTCGCGACCTTCCAGACGGTCGAAGCCATCATCGAGGATGTCGCGCATGTGCGCATCACGCCGCGAGTGGGTGCTGCCGCCGAACACCACGCCGATCAGGCGGCTGCCATTGCGCTTGGCGGATGCAACCAGATTGAACCCGGAAGCGTTGACGAACCCGGTCTTGATCCCGTCGGCGCCCGGATAGTTCTTCAGCAGATGGTTGTGATTGTGAAAGCTGCTTCCACCGAAATTGAAATGGTCGGTGGAAAAATAGGGATAGTATTCCGGGAAATCCTTCAGCAAGGCCTTGCCCAGCCGGAACATATCCCAGGCCGTGGTCACCTGGTCCGGATTGGGCAAACCCGAGGCGTTGTAGAACACGCTGTTGTTCATGCCCAACTGGCGCGCCTTGGCGTTCATCATGGCGGCGAAGCCCGGTTCGGAACCGCCCAGGGATTCGGCCAGCACGGTGGCTGCGTCGTTGGCGGATTGGGTGACCAGCGCCAGGATGGCCTCTTCCACGGCGATGGTTTCCCCGGCACGAAGACCGATCCGCGAGGGCGGCCTCGACACAGCGTAGCGCGAGGCCACGAGGCGGTCGTCCAGGGATATCTGCTTGCGAGCCAGCGCCTCGAAGGTCAGGTACAGCGTCATCATCTTGGTGAGTGAGGCGGGATGGCGCAGTTCCTCGGCATTCTGCGAGAACAGCACCCGCTCCGATTCCACTTCTACCACCAGTGCGGAATAAGGTCCCGCCGTCGCATTACCAACCAGCAAGGCGGAAACAATCAGGACGAGTGCAAGGGCGAACCCATGGCGAATACGGCGATGTGACAACATTGCTTCCTTAGCATTTCAAAGTTTGAGTACGGGGTGGCCACTGTTTCCCCCAAGAACGGCGGGAGCCCGGCCCGTATCTGGCCGGGAAAACAGCGACAACGGGAATTCGAGCTTACCTTTGCTTCATGATGCGCAGTTTTTCCCGCTGCCAGTCCTTGTCCTTTTCCGAGGCGCGCTTATCGTGCAGCTTCTTGCCTTTTGCGAGACCGATTTCCAGCTTAGCGCGGCCTTTTTTCCAGTACAGGGCCAACGGGATCAAAGTATAGCCCTTGCGCTCCACATGTCCGATGAGGCGGCTCAGCTCACGGGCGTGCAGCAGCAGCTTACGGGTGCGCAGCGGATCGGGGTGAATATGGGTGGAAGCCGATAACAGCGGCGAAATGTGTGCGCCCAGCAGGTAGGCCTCGCCATTCCTCAGCACCACATAGCTTTCCTTGAGCTGCGCCCGACCATCGCGCAGGCTCTTCACTTCCCAGCCCTGCAGCACCAAACCGGCCTCGAAGCGCTCCTCGATGAAATAATCGTGGGTGGCGGCGCGATTCTGCGCGATGTTGGAATCACCGTTCTGGTTTTTCTTCTTGGCTGCCATTGCGAGGAGGAATATGCCTGACTGTAGGGGGTAATTTTGTTATTTTACCGCATCGCGCAGCGTCACCGCTTGCGCGGGTACGATTTAACTCACCGGGGAAATTAATGACCGAGCAGCGTCTCCTGCATGCGCAATGGTCCTCGCGCATGGCGTTCATCCTGGCGGCCAGCGGCTCCGCCATCGGCCTGGGCAACATCTGGAAGTTCCCCTACCTCGCCGGCCAATACGGCGGTGGCGCCTTCGTGCTGGTCTATCTGCTGTGTGTGGTCGCCATCGGCCTGCCCATCATGATCGCGGAAACCCTGCTGGGCCGGCGCGGCCGGCAAAGCCCCATCAACACCATGCTGACCCTGGCC
The genomic region above belongs to Methyloterricola oryzae and contains:
- a CDS encoding plastocyanin/azurin family copper-binding protein gives rise to the protein MIAYRMLALACLLCGVPLGGQAQTYEIKGEGVRFQPEIIHARIGDVIAFRKMVPHAVESIDAMWPQGAEGLNSSLGADVDYVIATEGVYVFRCPQHWRARMVGAIVVDGTEDVPGIVAGMLENADSEMLKPAKRLLKRLAVLYPRPVETP
- a CDS encoding c-type cytochrome, yielding MSKKIITAVGAGAVLLFAAQSAFAVEEAISKGRKVYERGGCEACHGPGAEGGGAFPNLVNGLKALSKEQFAATVTNGKGAMRAFKDNKMVMDGMDNLYAYLKARSDGTVPGGKLE
- a CDS encoding AI-2E family transporter, which gives rise to MSDSRRWFILTGLGASAWLIYLLAPILTPFVAGALLAYLNDPLADRLEAAGLKRQTAVIVVFLVVALAAILALLFLLPLLEAQVGRLLDNLPAFAAWFKTSALPWLRNRFGVQINLGGGLDQVASLLGAYWQEAGGVATAVAKSLSHSGAVLLSWIMNLLLIPVVTFYLLRDWDVLVAHIAELLPRPWAPTAKGLAREADEVLSAFLRGQFSVMLALGTLYSIGLWLVGLDLALLLGVTAGLVSFVPYLGAAVGVVSASVAAVSQMGEFWAVLPVLGVFAVGHVLEGVVLTPWLVGDKIGLHPVAVIFAVLAGGQLFGFLGVLMALPLASVVMVLLRHAHGLYKDSELYGDAEVTAADQDPPRKR
- a CDS encoding D-alanyl-D-alanine carboxypeptidase — its product is MLSHRRIRHGFALALVLIVSALLVGNATAGPYSALVVEVESERVLFSQNAEELRHPASLTKMMTLYLTFEALARKQISLDDRLVASRYAVSRPPSRIGLRAGETIAVEEAILALVTQSANDAATVLAESLGGSEPGFAAMMNAKARQLGMNNSVFYNASGLPNPDQVTTAWDMFRLGKALLKDFPEYYPYFSTDHFNFGGSSFHNHNHLLKNYPGADGIKTGFVNASGFNLVASAKRNGSRLIGVVFGGSTHSRRDAHMRDILDDGFDRLEGREPVQRYALMQPSDVPTLLRRPPNVTDEQDMLRYARRTQARSPAPKNSQEANQSKQASSSWHVRVGQFKNEKQAEQRLSQAMKAAPTALRHSKAAISRHGKTSYVAYFKGLDRNDAAQACKQLGRKRIQCSLAVASN
- the smpB gene encoding SsrA-binding protein SmpB; this encodes MAAKKKNQNGDSNIAQNRAATHDYFIEERFEAGLVLQGWEVKSLRDGRAQLKESYVVLRNGEAYLLGAHISPLLSASTHIHPDPLRTRKLLLHARELSRLIGHVERKGYTLIPLALYWKKGRAKLEIGLAKGKKLHDKRASEKDKDWQREKLRIMKQR